The Galactobacillus timonensis genome has a segment encoding these proteins:
- the infC gene encoding translation initiation factor IF-3 encodes MRYIKPKRNVPEELVNENIHFREVMVIDSDGNRLGVMSRRAALDKAADEGLDLFCVAPNAQPPVCKILDYGKYHFNEQKKAREAKRNQHVTEVKPLRLSPVVDVGDFETKLRHAREWIEDGQKVRIDMKFRGRMITRKEVGESVMNEFIDKMSDIAQVDKKPAMEGNTMSVVLSPKKGK; translated from the coding sequence TTGAGGTATATCAAACCGAAACGGAATGTCCCGGAAGAACTGGTCAACGAGAACATTCACTTCCGCGAAGTCATGGTCATTGACTCCGATGGAAACAGACTTGGCGTCATGAGCCGCCGCGCGGCGCTGGACAAGGCTGCCGACGAGGGACTGGATCTGTTCTGCGTCGCTCCGAATGCTCAGCCGCCCGTATGCAAGATTCTGGATTATGGCAAGTACCATTTCAACGAGCAGAAGAAGGCAAGGGAAGCCAAGCGCAATCAGCATGTGACGGAGGTGAAACCCCTGCGTCTGTCGCCGGTCGTTGATGTCGGCGATTTCGAGACGAAGCTCCGCCATGCGCGGGAATGGATCGAGGACGGCCAGAAGGTTCGTATCGACATGAAATTCCGCGGACGTATGATTACCCGCAAGGAAGTCGGTGAAAGCGTCATGAACGAGTTCATTGACAAGATGTCTGATATTGCGCAGGTGGACAAGAAGCCTGCCATGGAGGGCAACACGATGTCTGTCGTGCTGTCGCCGAAGAAAGGAAAGTAA
- a CDS encoding IS110 family transposase produces the protein MDGPIITVDVSKGNCHYQPWLTAGHSLRKPKVLNDTKDGFEALSETIEMVKEKSEADTVPVVFEATGVYHRCLQKYLDDIGNPYIVVPPLLSAAYRKTNLHGNKTDNADCAHIAKVYYQEEHLQCHQNESDTYARLRAKNRMYESELKILRQRKCTFRAMLDVIYPRMDKCFKGHASLYDSVPMEVLKKYPHPSLLLRHREETIVKAIRKPAGHKKGFTENIVHKMYQCAEECYSGVDADSVEVQQFPQMINELMEQMELCNTYLEELIEDASKLPSFAILLSIPGIGRNIAARIIAEIGDVTRFRNARGIVAYAGLNPKINQSGEKDGTHLAISKKGNRHLRCLLYLAVTCNYRLKKGDSIYQFNQKKRQQAASPLKPKAANIAAADKLLVVIYSLMKNGSTFRS, from the coding sequence ATGGACGGACCAATTATCACGGTAGATGTCTCAAAAGGCAACTGCCACTATCAGCCGTGGCTGACAGCAGGCCATTCCCTGCGGAAGCCGAAAGTGCTGAACGATACGAAAGATGGCTTTGAAGCATTGTCTGAAACCATTGAGATGGTGAAGGAGAAGAGCGAAGCTGATACAGTCCCGGTAGTATTCGAGGCGACCGGCGTCTACCATCGCTGTCTCCAGAAGTATCTTGATGATATAGGAAATCCTTACATTGTCGTTCCGCCACTGCTGTCTGCAGCTTATCGGAAGACGAACCTTCATGGCAATAAGACAGACAATGCGGATTGTGCCCATATCGCCAAAGTGTATTACCAGGAAGAACATCTCCAGTGCCACCAGAATGAATCGGATACATATGCACGTCTGCGGGCAAAGAATCGCATGTATGAGAGCGAATTGAAGATCCTGCGTCAGCGGAAATGCACGTTCCGGGCAATGCTGGATGTGATCTATCCGCGCATGGATAAGTGCTTCAAAGGGCATGCAAGCCTTTACGATTCGGTTCCGATGGAGGTGCTGAAGAAATATCCGCATCCATCATTACTTCTCAGGCACAGGGAGGAAACCATTGTGAAAGCGATCCGGAAGCCCGCAGGTCATAAGAAAGGCTTCACTGAAAATATCGTTCACAAGATGTATCAGTGTGCAGAGGAATGTTATTCCGGCGTGGATGCGGACAGTGTGGAAGTACAGCAGTTTCCTCAGATGATCAATGAACTCATGGAGCAGATGGAGCTCTGCAATACATACCTTGAGGAACTGATCGAAGATGCCAGTAAGCTTCCTTCCTTTGCGATTCTGCTCAGTATTCCTGGAATTGGCAGGAACATCGCGGCACGGATCATCGCGGAAATCGGCGATGTCACACGTTTCAGAAATGCACGGGGCATCGTAGCATATGCAGGACTGAATCCGAAGATCAATCAGTCAGGTGAGAAGGATGGAACCCACCTGGCTATATCCAAGAAAGGGAACAGACATCTGAGGTGTCTTCTTTATCTGGCAGTCACGTGCAACTACAGACTGAAAAAGGGAGATTCTATTTATCAGTTCAACCAAAAGAAAAGGCAGCAGGCTGCATCTCCATTAAAGCCCAAAGCTGCC
- the rpmI gene encoding 50S ribosomal protein L35: protein MKAKARKPKNKIKMKTKKTYAKRTKVTGSGKVAVHHNYVSHFAANKSHKQKKHLGKATLLNATDAKRDSQLLQG from the coding sequence ATGAAGGCAAAAGCAAGAAAGCCCAAGAACAAGATCAAGATGAAGACAAAGAAGACCTATGCCAAGCGTACCAAGGTTACGGGTTCCGGCAAGGTTGCTGTTCATCACAACTATGTTTCGCATTTTGCGGCAAACAAGTCGCACAAGCAGAAGAAGCACCTCGGCAAGGCAACGCTCCTCAACGCGACCGATGCAAAGCGTGATTCCCAGCTGCTGCAGGGTTAA
- a CDS encoding Asp23/Gls24 family envelope stress response protein encodes MAQEYVVLKESGEMGRIAINKTVFQSIAEISLKDVEDIVPVESRFAKSVGVSIEDNKLKISADVRVKYGANAGTVSSQVQNHIYENILFMTGFKTSDITVNVVGFEI; translated from the coding sequence ATGGCACAGGAATATGTCGTATTAAAAGAGAGCGGCGAAATGGGCCGCATCGCCATCAATAAGACCGTGTTTCAGTCGATTGCGGAGATTTCTCTCAAGGATGTGGAGGATATCGTTCCGGTCGAGAGCCGTTTTGCCAAGAGCGTCGGCGTTTCGATTGAGGATAACAAACTGAAGATTTCCGCCGATGTACGTGTGAAGTATGGTGCCAATGCGGGTACGGTCAGCTCGCAGGTTCAGAATCACATCTATGAAAATATCCTGTTTATGACCGGATTCAAGACATCGGATATTACGGTCAACGTTGTTGGCTTCGAAATCTGA
- the rplT gene encoding 50S ribosomal protein L20, with translation MRVKGSTPTRNRRKKVLKLAKGYFGSKHLLYRTANEQVMHSMKYSYIGRKQTKRDMRRLWIARINAGARLNGLSYSQMMHGLKLAGVNINRKMLSEMAIHDEKGFADLAETAKKALAA, from the coding sequence ATGAGAGTAAAAGGATCGACACCGACGCGCAATCGTCGTAAGAAGGTATTAAAGCTCGCCAAGGGCTATTTCGGCAGCAAGCATCTGCTCTACAGAACCGCCAATGAGCAGGTCATGCATTCGATGAAGTATTCCTACATCGGACGCAAGCAGACCAAGCGCGATATGCGCCGCCTCTGGATCGCTCGTATCAATGCGGGTGCCCGTCTCAACGGACTGAGCTATTCGCAGATGATGCACGGTCTGAAGCTGGCCGGCGTTAACATCAACCGTAAGATGCTCTCCGAGATGGCAATCCATGATGAAAAGGGATTCGCTGATCTTGCCGAGACTGCTAAAAAAGCACTTGCGGCTTAA